The Plantactinospora sp. KBS50 sequence AGGAAGGGCTGTTCACCGTCGACCCGTTCGCCGCCGTCGGGGCGGACGGCTTCGACGAGGTCCTCGATCTCGACGACCTTCCCGGCACGATGACCCGCCTCGCGGCCAGCGCCGGCGACGGAGGGCCGTGGCGCGGCATGCGCTACGTGCTCGAGGAGCCCACCATCCGAGCGGCCGTCTACGCCACCATGGACGCCATGGTGGACCGCATCGCCGCCGCCCTGGCCGAACGCGGACACGAGCCGGCCGCCGCGCGGGTCCGGGCGCGCACCTACATCTTCGGTGTCTACTTCAGCGCCCTCGAACAGTGGCACGACGACGGCCGCACCCGGCCCATCGCCGAATACGTGCGTGAAGCGCTGGAGGCCGTCCCCACCGAGCACCGGAAGTCCGGGCCGGGCGCCGGCGACGCCCACACGTGACACTCCCGGCGGCGGCCGGTGGGCACGTCCCGGCGCGCGGGACCCGGCGGCCCGCTACCGGACCGGATCACACACCGGACCGACCTCGGCGGTGATCAGGCGGATCAGCTCCGGCGCCAGCTCGTCGACGTAGAAATGGCCACCGGGCAACATCCTCCGCCCCGGGGCACCGACTCGACGGCAGTGGGCACGGCGGCCGGTACAGGACCACCGGCGGTCAACCCGCCGGCCAGCGCCGCGACGGTCGGATACTCGAACGGGTCGCGCAGCGGGACGTCGACGGCGAGGCGGCCCGCATCCGCGAGATGGCCTGGGTGGCCAGCAACAAGTGGCCGCCCAACCCGGAGAAGTCGTGGACGCTGAGTCCGTCCACCCGGAGCGGTTCGGCCCAGATCTCGGCGAGCGCGCTGCGGGTCGTCGCGGGGCGGCTCGTACGGCCTGCGGAGAGTCGGGCGCAGCAGGTCGGGGGCGGGCAGCGCCCTGCGGCGGACGCTGTCATTGGGCATGCGCGGCAGCTCGTCCAGGAACGCGCATCGCCAGCGACACCGGCAGGACCAACGATGGCCGAGTACGACGCGAAGCTGACCCGCTAGCGGGCCGCACTGGAAGCAGGCGCCGACCCCGCCGTCATCGCCGGCCGGATCGCCGAGACACAAGCCGAACGACGCCACGCCGAGGGACGCCAGCGCACCGCACCGGCTTACCGACACGATCCGCCGGCTCTACGCCGCCCAGCCCCAAGCCGGATCCGGCACGGTCGCCGCAGAAATCGCCGCCGCCGACAAAGTCATCGCAGTGTGCGACGCCAAACTCGTTCAGCCCGCGAGGCGCCGGGAGACAGCGGGGCGGTGAAGTCCCGGCCGATCAGGTCCGCAGCCTTCGCCGCGGCCGAGTCCGCCGCCGTCGTACGCGCTCGCCGGCGTGGCCGCAGCCCTTGCACGCCGAAGCGGCGCATCACCCGCGCGGCCCGCTCACGGCAGCCTGGCAGCCCGCAGTTCGACGGTGATCCGAGGTTCTCCATGGGTGCCGTCATGCTCGCTGCTGGTGGTCAGCGACGAACGGGAAGCGGTTCACCAGCGCGTCTCCCCGGCGAAATACCAGGCCGCCTTCCGCAGCATGTCCCGCTCCTCCTCCAACTCCCGCACCCGCCGCCGCAAGACCACGTTCTCGTCCTCCAGCAAACCGGCTGCCGACGGCACCGCCGGCCCGGCCGCCGCACCCCGACGCTGATCATCAGCACGATCCCAACTACGCAACGTCTCCCGATCGGGCCCGAGATCCAAGGCTCAAGTGTCCAGGACCAGGGGGCAACTCCCGTCAGCGGTAGGCGTACTCGTCGATGTCCAACTCGGCGCCCGTGAGCCACAGGAACTCCAGCGTCCGCCGGTCAAGGTGCCAGCCAAGCAGCTGATGCTGTCCAGGTAGCTTCCCCAGCCCGTCAACCAGCCCGGACAGGTCTTCCGGCTCGCCCGCAGGATGCCCGAAAACCCGCACGACTTGCAGGACGGCTGATCCGGGACCGCCGTCTGTCCGGTCAAGTTCCGCCGCGAGCATGCCGATCTGCAGCGCGTGCACGAACAGGCGATCAACGATGTGTGAGATCTGCTCGTCAACGGTCATGCCCGCCGTTCGGCAGACCACCCGCCAGCAGTGCGCGGCCGGGATCACGCGATCAGCCGGGCTGCGGCTGCCTCGAATCACGGCTTCGTCCGGCTCGATCCCCAGCCGGGCGGCGATCTCCGACGCGCGCATGCTTATCGATTCGGGCACGAAGTAGGCGTACTGGCCGAACAGCACCGGGCGACCCGACCCGGAACCTCTACGGCCGTCATCGGCCGACCTTGCGTTGACCGGCCGCCATGATGATCTCTGGAAGGCGCAGCAGTTCCTCGTCGCAAGCCAACGACTCACCGGCCGAAACGAAGGTGAGCAGCCTGACCGGGGTCTTGTTGGCCGCTGCAGCGGCTGTCTTGTGGT is a genomic window containing:
- a CDS encoding TetR/AcrR family transcriptional regulator, producing the protein MPLSLRQRNRMAAIRAIQDTAMELFDSRGFPNVTIDDIAREAAVSPSTFYRYFGSKEGLFTVDPFAAVGADGFDEVLDLDDLPGTMTRLAASAGDGGPWRGMRYVLEEPTIRAAVYATMDAMVDRIAAALAERGHEPAAARVRARTYIFGVYFSALEQWHDDGRTRPIAEYVREALEAVPTEHRKSGPGAGDAHT
- a CDS encoding DUF4279 domain-containing protein, which encodes MLFGQYAYFVPESISMRASEIAARLGIEPDEAVIRGSRSPADRVIPAAHCWRVVCRTAGMTVDEQISHIVDRLFVHALQIGMLAAELDRTDGGPGSAVLQVVRVFGHPAGEPEDLSGLVDGLGKLPGQHQLLGWHLDRRTLEFLWLTGAELDIDEYAYR